The genomic stretch CTGAATTTGACAAAAGCAATATCAGTAAAAAATATATCAGTTGGCTTAGATCGCTAACGTTTAACGAACCAAGCGCAAACTACACATTACAATCAATGGTTGATGATGTTGAGTGTTTGCGGAAAAAAGAATACGAGCACATTAAACAAATTCGTGCATTAGCAGCCAGTGATAGATACAGAGATGTGTATAATGAATTGAACAAAATACCTGGAATTGGATTAATAGCAATTATGACATTACTTACGGAGGTTGTTGACATAAACAGGTTTTACAGTTTTAAGAAACTGAATTCATATGTCGGAATGTGCCCTACGGAATTTTCTTCAGGAGAAAAAATAAAGCATGGGAAAATTACGCCGCGGGCAAACAAAGGTGTACGTACAGTTCTAATTGAGGCTGCATGGACAGCAGTAAAATATGACCCTGCATTATCACTCAAATTCAGTGAGCTTCGGAAAAGAATGGAAAGTAATGAAGCCATTGTTTCGATTGCTCGTAAGTTACTTTCGCGCATTTATGCAGTTTGGAAAAACCATATTGATTACAAAATTGGAGTAAAATAACAAGGATTATCAAATATGAAAATGTTTTTTACATATTCACCTTTGGGGCAGACCACTGTTATAAACTGGGTCTTCTATACTCTATCAAAAGTATGTGGCTGCCCATTTTTAATAATCTTGATGGATACTTGGGGCTCAACGAGACCTCTAATAGGAGTTTGGATTTTTAAAAAACATTTTTATATTTGCAAAGCCAAAAAAATACTTCTCAAAACACGGCGCAGAAAATTTCTTCTGTGTCGGTTTTGAGAAAAATATGTAAAATGCTCTTAATCTTACTTTTAGGCGAGTTTATTCATAGGAGTTTATAAAGTTGTAAAGTGCCCGTCGCTCCATAACTGCCTGATTATCAACACTTTACGCCGCTGCACCCATGCGAAGCCGTCACATCGTAACTGCCTGATTATCAATGACTTAGGCGGAGCCACCACACGAAGCTATCGCCACGTAACCGCCTTATTATCAGTATTTTGTGTGATTTTTTTCAATATTTTCATAATCACTTATCCTGCATTATTAACTCAATTCTCCTGTTCATTGCTCTACCTTCTGGAGTATTGTTATTTGAAACCGGATTTTTCGATCCATAACCATTTACAGAAATACGCTCAGGTGAAACACCATAAAAAATCAATGCCTTTTTGACCGATTCGGCTCTTGCTAAAGACAGATTTATATTAAACTGTTCTGAGCCAGAGTTGTCTGTATAACCTGACACAACTACAACCGTTTTTGGTTTCGCCATCAAATAATCTGCAATATTTTTCAAATAAATAAACGAGTTTGTATCCAAATCGCTTTTGTTTGTTTCAAATAAAATATCTTTTGCAATTAATGGCTTCCCTACAACCAATGGAGCTTCCACCTTTTCAATGGAAAAATCATCAAGATAATAATATAATTGCTTCAAAATTGGCGATCTTGTTTTCAATTTCGCCCGCGACTTCTCACATATTGCTGTATTACCATCATGAAAATTAGTTCTAATTCCAAACATGA from Bacteroidales bacterium encodes the following:
- a CDS encoding IS110 family transposase, translating into MKTQIYKKSGHELVNFTGKTIYIGIDTHKKNWNVSIFLDDMFVRRFHQEADSKDLHSFLTKHYPGARYVACYEAGFKGFSIQRELSELGIECEIAHAADLPQTNKDKLNKNDKIDSRRLGEALSKKMINSIYILNKQAEADRTLVRYRRKIKGFLKSRKTAIKSFLFRLGIDIPPEFDKSNISKKYISWLRSLTFNEPSANYTLQSMVDDVECLRKKEYEHIKQIRALAASDRYRDVYNELNKIPGIGLIAIMTLLTEVVDINRFYSFKKLNSYVGMCPTEFSSGEKIKHGKITPRANKGVRTVLIEAAWTAVKYDPALSLKFSELRKRMESNEAIVSIARKLLSRIYAVWKNHIDYKIGVK